Proteins encoded together in one Deinococcus irradiatisoli window:
- a CDS encoding aldo/keto reductase, protein MTMAHLPTLLLPGGTRVPVLGQGTWNIGDDPARRSEELRALQTGLDLGLTLIDTAEMYGNGNSEHLVGEAIRGRRDEVQLVSKVLPGHASRQGTVAACHASLRRLGTDFLDLYLLHWRGRVPLAETVEALEALRHSGDIRAWGVSNFGQGDLRELAGVSGGEQVATNQVLYNLTRRGIEFDLLPQSQQRGLPIMAYSPVEQGRLADNAVLRMVAARHGVSELQVALAWVLRQPGVIAIPKAARVSHVRENRAALDLKLTEDDLAVLDQAFPPPQRAQALEML, encoded by the coding sequence ATGACCATGGCTCACCTTCCTACCCTGCTCCTGCCAGGCGGCACGCGCGTCCCCGTGTTGGGTCAAGGCACCTGGAACATAGGCGACGATCCTGCCCGCCGGAGCGAGGAATTGCGCGCGCTTCAGACCGGCCTCGACCTGGGTCTGACCCTGATCGATACCGCCGAGATGTATGGCAACGGAAATTCAGAACACCTGGTCGGTGAGGCGATCCGAGGTCGCCGAGACGAGGTGCAGCTGGTGAGCAAGGTGCTGCCGGGTCACGCCTCGCGTCAGGGGACGGTGGCGGCCTGCCACGCCAGCCTGCGCCGACTGGGCACGGACTTCCTCGACCTGTATCTGCTGCACTGGCGCGGACGTGTGCCGCTGGCCGAGACGGTGGAAGCGCTGGAAGCACTGCGCCACTCGGGTGACATTCGCGCCTGGGGCGTGAGCAACTTCGGCCAGGGCGACCTGCGTGAGCTCGCCGGGGTATCAGGGGGTGAGCAGGTTGCCACCAATCAGGTGCTGTACAACCTCACACGCCGGGGAATCGAGTTTGACCTGCTGCCGCAATCGCAGCAGCGGGGCCTGCCGATCATGGCCTACTCTCCTGTCGAACAGGGTCGCCTCGCCGATAATGCAGTGCTGCGGATGGTGGCGGCCCGTCATGGTGTGAGTGAGCTTCAGGTCGCCCTGGCCTGGGTTCTCCGCCAGCCCGGCGTGATCGCCATCCCAAAGGCGGCGCGGGTGTCCCACGTTCGCGAGAACCGCGCCGCCCTGGACTTGAAGTTGACCGAGGACGATCTGGCTGTGCTCGACCAGGCTTTTCCACCACCCCAGCGGGCGCAGGCACTGGAGATGCTGTAA
- a CDS encoding site-specific integrase, giving the protein MNLERAELTVTRNYIRNVTGEWVLGEPKTRAGFRSIPLADDMVVLLQAHHKEEERWFGARADESPVFTRSSGERLDPSNLAWLFHRLVREAGLPRIRFHGLRHTAASLPIRQGVPPKVVSDRLGHADVAFTLSVYTYLYEISAGQLPFHSASCCRRSPQRPSPQVSETDWWLNCSS; this is encoded by the coding sequence CTGAATCTGGAACGCGCCGAGCTGACGGTCACACGCAACTACATTCGCAACGTCACTGGAGAGTGGGTACTTGGTGAACCGAAGACCCGTGCCGGGTTCCGCTCGATCCCCCTGGCCGATGACATGGTGGTGCTGCTCCAGGCCCACCACAAGGAAGAAGAACGCTGGTTCGGAGCACGAGCCGATGAGTCTCCGGTCTTCACCCGTTCGAGCGGCGAACGGCTTGATCCCTCCAATCTCGCTTGGCTCTTTCACCGGCTGGTCAGGGAGGCAGGCTTGCCACGCATCCGATTTCACGGTCTGCGGCACACGGCGGCCAGCCTGCCGATCCGCCAGGGCGTACCACCCAAGGTGGTCAGCGACCGCCTGGGGCACGCCGATGTGGCCTTTACCCTCAGCGTCTATACGTATCTCTATGAGATCAGCGCCGGGCAGCTGCCATTCCACTCAGCCAGCTGCTGTCGGCGAAGCCCTCAGAGACCCAGCCCACAGGTCAGCGAGACGGACTGGTGGCTCAATTGCAGCAGTTGA
- a CDS encoding FadR/GntR family transcriptional regulator, producing MTTKSSNLRQTVQAELIQRIVSGQIAPLSRLPTEAELAEQFEVSRVVIREAMKVLAEKGLIEIQQGRGTTVNPAERWNPMDPLVLMHLGHDASFYTVQSELLEARIVFEVQLAEMAATRISARELGHMEALLRLMDQHMHDPERFHVCDAEFHIALVKAAKNTILAKLIEPVHELLKAGFQQTIRQPGAPQQAQSMHWAIYEGLKNHDPLATKTAVHQHLLRAQENLMALGEWLFPKTAPAD from the coding sequence GTGACCACCAAGAGCAGCAATTTGCGGCAGACCGTTCAAGCGGAACTGATCCAGCGCATCGTGTCGGGCCAGATCGCGCCGCTGAGCCGCCTTCCCACCGAAGCGGAACTGGCCGAACAGTTCGAGGTCAGCCGGGTGGTCATCCGCGAGGCCATGAAAGTCCTGGCTGAAAAGGGGCTCATCGAGATTCAGCAGGGGCGCGGCACCACCGTCAATCCGGCGGAACGCTGGAACCCGATGGACCCGTTGGTGCTGATGCACTTGGGGCACGACGCGTCTTTCTACACGGTGCAGTCCGAGTTGCTCGAAGCCCGGATCGTGTTCGAGGTGCAGCTGGCCGAGATGGCCGCCACCCGCATCAGCGCCCGTGAACTCGGCCATATGGAGGCGCTGCTGCGGCTGATGGACCAGCACATGCACGACCCGGAGCGCTTTCACGTCTGCGACGCTGAATTTCACATCGCGCTGGTCAAGGCTGCCAAGAACACCATCCTCGCCAAACTGATTGAGCCGGTCCACGAACTGCTCAAGGCTGGGTTCCAGCAGACCATCCGGCAGCCGGGCGCGCCCCAGCAGGCCCAGTCGATGCACTGGGCCATCTACGAGGGACTAAAAAATCACGATCCGCTCGCTACTAAAACGGCGGTGCACCAGCACCTCCTACGGGCGCAGGAAAATCTGATGGCCCTGGGCGAGTGGCTCTTTCCCAAAACAGCGCCGGCCGACTGA
- a CDS encoding ABC transporter substrate-binding protein — translation MVRFALPVLGLSLALVTGAQAQSFNWKAQSGKSITVSVVKSPWSDILQDKLPEFEKLSGIQVSLSVLPEQQARQKLAIDFASGGRTVDVFDSSLTVEKTRFSQAGWYEPLNKYMVAGKIDPSYSFSDFFTSARNAVKTKDGTIIGFPWKADVQVLYYRKDLFAQAGLKAPTSLAELEAAAAKLNVPGKMYGYAARGLKNANAYTFTFPLQAFKGRWVDGSGDATVNNAQAIKALDWYAGMLKKYAPPSVVSYNWSEVLGLFQQDQLAMFNDGIGFAVQVEDKASSKVAGKVGYAVLPGKLAPATFNALAISSRAANKDAAFLFIQWATNKAFDKYLVENGVTSPRQSSWQLATNKPLDTIPWAKTYFDALKVAKPAFPDVAPIQEMRDIVGIAIVQALQGSNSKTALDQAQKDFQTALTNAKQ, via the coding sequence ATGGTCCGTTTCGCGCTCCCCGTTCTCGGTTTGTCCCTTGCCCTCGTCACCGGCGCCCAGGCGCAGTCGTTCAACTGGAAGGCCCAGAGCGGCAAGAGCATCACCGTCAGCGTGGTCAAAAGCCCCTGGTCCGACATTCTGCAAGACAAGCTTCCGGAGTTCGAGAAGCTCAGCGGCATTCAGGTCAGCCTCAGCGTGCTGCCAGAGCAGCAGGCGCGGCAAAAACTGGCCATCGACTTTGCTTCGGGTGGGCGCACCGTGGACGTGTTCGACTCCAGCCTCACTGTCGAAAAAACCCGCTTTTCGCAGGCCGGCTGGTACGAGCCCTTGAACAAGTACATGGTGGCCGGCAAGATCGACCCCAGCTACAGCTTCAGTGACTTCTTCACCTCGGCACGTAACGCCGTGAAAACCAAGGACGGCACCATCATCGGCTTTCCCTGGAAGGCCGACGTGCAGGTGCTCTACTACCGCAAGGACCTCTTCGCCCAGGCGGGCCTGAAAGCGCCCACCAGCCTGGCCGAGCTCGAAGCCGCCGCCGCCAAGCTCAACGTGCCGGGCAAGATGTACGGCTATGCCGCGCGCGGGCTCAAGAACGCCAACGCTTACACCTTCACTTTCCCGCTGCAGGCCTTCAAGGGCCGCTGGGTGGATGGCAGCGGCGACGCCACTGTCAACAATGCCCAGGCGATCAAGGCACTGGACTGGTACGCCGGGATGCTCAAGAAATACGCGCCGCCCAGCGTGGTGAGCTACAACTGGAGCGAAGTCCTGGGCCTGTTCCAGCAGGACCAGCTCGCCATGTTCAACGACGGCATCGGCTTCGCGGTCCAGGTCGAGGACAAGGCCAGCTCGAAGGTCGCCGGCAAGGTCGGCTATGCGGTGCTGCCCGGCAAGCTCGCTCCGGCCACCTTCAACGCGCTGGCGATCTCGTCGCGCGCCGCCAACAAGGACGCCGCCTTCCTCTTTATTCAGTGGGCCACCAACAAGGCCTTCGACAAGTACCTGGTGGAAAACGGCGTGACCTCGCCCCGGCAGTCGAGCTGGCAGCTCGCCACCAACAAGCCGCTCGACACCATTCCCTGGGCCAAGACCTACTTCGACGCCCTCAAGGTCGCCAAGCCCGCCTTCCCTGATGTGGCGCCAATTCAGGAAATGCGCGACATCGTGGGCATCGCCATCGTGCAGGCCCTGCAGGGCAGCAACAGCAAGACGGCGCTCGATCAGGCCCAGAAAGACTTCCAGACGGCGCTGACCAACGCCAAGCAGTGA
- a CDS encoding carbohydrate ABC transporter permease: MTTPPLHARPRPVPLSRRLTPMLFVLPALLLTVVVIAFPLAYTLYQSFTNWVITSPNPPKFIGLANYIELLSDRRALQSLGRTVLITVFSVGLQMVLGVMMALVMNKHFFGRGLFRTLALFPVVATPVAISLIFVTMMNPQSGVLNHFLQGAGLGPLQWIYSEKSVLPSLILVDTWQWTPFVMLIALAGLATLPNEPYEAAMLDGATPWQTFWSITLPMLMPSLFVALLFRAIDTLKLFDTIYAMTQGGPGTASETVNLYLYTLSFNYFRMGYASSMVIALLAIVLGVTLVLIRARKLAEKNA, encoded by the coding sequence ATGACCACGCCTCCGCTGCACGCCCGGCCCCGCCCCGTTCCGCTGAGTCGCCGCCTGACGCCGATGCTCTTCGTGCTGCCCGCGCTGCTGCTCACGGTGGTGGTGATCGCCTTCCCGCTGGCCTACACCCTCTACCAGTCCTTCACCAACTGGGTGATCACCAGTCCCAACCCGCCCAAATTCATCGGGCTGGCCAACTATATCGAGCTGCTCAGCGACCGGCGGGCCTTGCAGTCGCTGGGGCGTACAGTGCTGATCACGGTGTTCTCGGTGGGCCTGCAGATGGTGCTGGGCGTGATGATGGCCCTGGTGATGAACAAACACTTCTTCGGGCGGGGCCTGTTCCGCACCCTGGCACTCTTTCCGGTGGTCGCCACGCCGGTCGCCATTTCGCTGATCTTCGTCACCATGATGAATCCGCAGAGCGGGGTGCTCAACCACTTCCTGCAGGGGGCGGGCCTCGGCCCCCTGCAGTGGATCTACTCGGAAAAAAGCGTGCTGCCTTCCCTGATCCTGGTGGACACCTGGCAGTGGACGCCGTTCGTGATGCTGATCGCCCTGGCGGGCCTGGCGACGTTGCCCAACGAGCCGTATGAAGCGGCCATGCTCGACGGCGCCACCCCCTGGCAGACCTTCTGGTCCATCACGTTGCCGATGCTGATGCCTTCTCTGTTCGTGGCGCTCCTCTTCCGGGCCATCGACACCCTCAAGCTCTTCGACACCATCTACGCCATGACCCAGGGCGGCCCCGGCACCGCTTCGGAGACGGTCAACCTCTACCTCTACACCCTCAGCTTCAACTACTTCCGGATGGGGTACGCCTCCAGCATGGTGATCGCGCTGCTGGCGATCGTTCTGGGCGTCACGCTGGTGCTGATCCGGGCCCGGAAACTCGCGGAGAAAAACGCATGA
- a CDS encoding carbohydrate ABC transporter permease, with translation MTVTHAPVKAPTTARRPKNKWVREHLLPLLISALFIVPIVFVFYWMVSMSFQTQVEISSNPPTFWPKAPTTEWYSELMRRMPFLRYTWNSLVVGVLATGIGLAIGVPAAYAIARWRIGGLGTLFLITRITPAISFLIPWYIIAKRLNLSDSLGIITLLHITITLPLIIWIMIGFFEALPTDLEQSATVDGCNAWQSFLLISVPLVKPGIVAATILAFIQSWNNFLFAAVLGGPESQTLPVTVYGMLSFEQANWGPLAAAATLVCLPVIIGTIFFQRQLVEGLTAGALKG, from the coding sequence ATGACCGTCACCCATGCGCCTGTCAAGGCGCCGACCACTGCCCGCCGGCCCAAGAACAAGTGGGTACGCGAGCACCTGCTGCCGCTGCTGATCTCCGCCCTGTTCATCGTGCCGATCGTCTTCGTCTTTTACTGGATGGTCTCGATGTCGTTTCAGACCCAGGTGGAAATCAGCTCCAATCCACCCACCTTCTGGCCGAAAGCCCCGACGACCGAGTGGTACAGCGAGCTGATGCGCCGGATGCCGTTTCTGCGCTACACCTGGAATAGCCTGGTCGTGGGGGTGCTCGCCACCGGCATCGGCCTGGCGATCGGGGTGCCGGCGGCCTACGCCATCGCCCGCTGGCGCATCGGCGGACTGGGGACCCTGTTTCTGATCACCCGCATCACCCCAGCCATCAGCTTTCTGATTCCCTGGTACATCATCGCCAAGCGCCTGAACCTCTCGGACTCGTTGGGCATCATCACGCTGCTGCACATCACCATCACCCTGCCGCTGATCATCTGGATCATGATCGGCTTCTTCGAGGCGCTGCCCACCGATCTGGAGCAGTCGGCCACCGTGGACGGCTGCAACGCCTGGCAATCGTTTCTGCTGATCAGCGTGCCGCTGGTCAAGCCCGGCATCGTGGCGGCCACCATCCTGGCCTTCATCCAGAGCTGGAACAACTTCCTGTTCGCGGCTGTTCTCGGCGGGCCGGAATCGCAGACCCTGCCGGTCACCGTCTACGGCATGCTCAGTTTCGAGCAGGCCAACTGGGGCCCGCTGGCCGCCGCCGCGACGCTGGTGTGCCTGCCGGTCATCATCGGCACCATCTTCTTTCAGCGTCAGCTCGTCGAAGGCCTGACCGCTGGCGCCCTCAAAGGTTAA
- a CDS encoding dihydrodipicolinate synthase family protein, which produces MTPIQGLIVPTVTPYTSGGQPDYATAERLTHFYGEQGVAALFPGGTTGEFALLSISERKALLEAVMNAARPHQLKVIAHTGAATLAEVLDLSRHAQQAGADAVAVVTPFYYGYEETELEDFYRQVCRALPDLGVYAYTIPQRAGNNFAPAAVGRLLSEPNFRGIKDSSGDMHRLLHLIDVPGLSVLAGADDLAYPFLLSGGHGLVSGPGGVVPELFQAFFEALPRDLLRAQRLVKHIRTFSRIIRGGGRIDYLKAGLDWRGFANGPSRFPLPNLSETERRALYAELDTFASAMEREGIGLRQLIA; this is translated from the coding sequence ATGACGCCGATTCAAGGCCTGATCGTTCCGACCGTCACCCCCTACACCTCCGGCGGGCAGCCCGACTACGCCACCGCCGAGCGGCTGACCCACTTCTACGGCGAGCAGGGTGTGGCGGCCCTCTTTCCCGGCGGCACCACCGGCGAGTTCGCGCTGCTGAGTATCAGCGAGCGCAAGGCCCTGCTGGAAGCGGTGATGAACGCCGCCCGCCCGCACCAGCTCAAGGTGATCGCCCACACCGGGGCCGCCACCCTCGCCGAGGTGCTCGACCTCAGTCGCCACGCCCAGCAGGCCGGAGCCGACGCGGTGGCGGTGGTCACGCCCTTTTATTACGGCTACGAGGAAACCGAGCTCGAAGACTTCTACCGGCAGGTGTGCCGGGCGCTGCCGGACCTCGGCGTGTACGCATACACCATTCCGCAGCGGGCCGGAAACAACTTCGCGCCGGCCGCCGTCGGACGGCTGCTGAGCGAACCCAACTTCCGCGGCATCAAGGATTCCAGCGGCGACATGCACCGCCTGCTGCACCTGATCGACGTGCCGGGCCTGAGCGTCTTGGCGGGCGCTGACGACTTGGCTTACCCGTTCCTGCTCAGCGGCGGTCACGGGCTGGTGTCGGGGCCCGGTGGGGTGGTGCCGGAGCTGTTCCAGGCTTTTTTCGAGGCGCTGCCCAGAGATTTGCTGCGTGCCCAGCGCCTGGTCAAACACATTCGGACCTTCAGCCGCATTATCCGCGGCGGCGGGCGCATCGATTACCTGAAAGCGGGCCTGGACTGGCGCGGTTTTGCCAACGGCCCCTCGCGCTTTCCGTTGCCCAACCTGAGCGAGACTGAACGCCGTGCCCTCTACGCCGAACTCGACACCTTCGCCTCGGCAATGGAGCGCGAGGGCATAGGCCTGCGGCAACTGATCGCCTGA
- a CDS encoding fucose isomerase has translation MSDFTLPMTQAYLVASGDLRLAANQECWPAQQQLEQQLNAAFGALGVEVIRAHPFDDVEGHGFISSQRMGMNVFRSIPRGAPLIVAEAVWQYSHHVLAGLRDHEGPILTVANWSGEWPGLVGLLNLNGSLTKMRVRYSSLWSRAFEDAFFKEKLQEWAETGTVTHDLSHVHALNLEQLGRGNQALGEQLAGALRRDKAILGIFDEGCMGMYNAIIDDELLNPLGVYKERLSQSALYAEMQRVSDTEAQTALNWLLERGLRFEWGDVPATQLTQKQTLEQLKMYIAAVRLAERFGCDAVGIQYQQGLKDLVPASDLAEGLLNNPERPPVFHSDSGEELYAGLALPHFNEVDEGSALDALVTNRIWRSLGFDESTTLHDVRWGETYGGEFVWVFMISGAAPASHFTGGYAGASSERQPPMFFAKGGGTLKGVSKPGDFVWSRVYLQAGALHVDLGMGRAVDLPEAEVQRRWRMTNPQWPIMNAVLEGVSRDQMMAKHQANHLQVAYAPDAQAARQALEVKAAMFAALGVQVHLCGVQ, from the coding sequence ATGTCGGATTTCACCCTTCCCATGACCCAGGCTTATCTGGTGGCCAGCGGCGACCTTCGCCTCGCAGCCAACCAAGAGTGCTGGCCCGCCCAGCAACAGCTCGAACAGCAGCTGAACGCGGCGTTCGGCGCGCTGGGCGTCGAGGTCATTCGCGCCCATCCCTTCGATGACGTGGAAGGCCACGGCTTTATCAGCTCGCAGCGCATGGGCATGAACGTCTTCAGAAGCATTCCCAGAGGCGCCCCACTGATCGTGGCCGAAGCGGTCTGGCAGTACAGCCACCACGTGCTGGCGGGGCTGCGCGATCACGAGGGGCCGATCCTGACCGTCGCCAACTGGAGCGGTGAGTGGCCGGGCCTGGTCGGCCTGCTCAACCTCAACGGCAGCCTCACCAAGATGCGGGTGCGCTACAGCAGCCTGTGGAGCCGGGCATTTGAGGACGCCTTTTTTAAAGAAAAATTGCAGGAGTGGGCCGAGACGGGAACGGTCACGCACGATCTGAGCCATGTTCACGCGCTGAACCTGGAGCAGCTCGGGCGCGGCAATCAGGCGCTGGGTGAGCAACTGGCCGGCGCCCTGCGGCGTGACAAGGCCATCCTGGGCATCTTCGACGAGGGCTGCATGGGGATGTACAACGCCATCATCGACGACGAACTGCTCAATCCGCTGGGGGTCTACAAGGAGCGCCTGAGTCAGTCGGCCCTCTACGCCGAGATGCAGAGGGTTTCCGACACCGAAGCGCAGACGGCCCTGAACTGGCTTTTGGAGCGCGGCCTGCGCTTCGAGTGGGGTGACGTGCCCGCCACGCAGCTCACGCAGAAGCAGACCCTGGAGCAACTCAAGATGTACATCGCCGCCGTTCGCCTCGCCGAGCGCTTCGGTTGCGACGCGGTGGGCATTCAGTACCAGCAGGGCCTCAAGGATCTGGTGCCGGCCAGCGATCTGGCCGAGGGACTTCTCAACAATCCTGAACGTCCGCCCGTTTTTCACTCAGACAGCGGCGAAGAACTGTATGCCGGTCTGGCCCTGCCCCACTTCAACGAAGTGGACGAGGGATCGGCGCTTGACGCCCTCGTCACCAACCGGATCTGGCGGTCGCTGGGCTTCGACGAATCCACCACCCTGCACGACGTGCGCTGGGGAGAAACGTACGGCGGCGAATTCGTGTGGGTCTTCATGATTTCCGGCGCCGCTCCAGCGTCACACTTCACCGGTGGCTACGCCGGGGCCAGCAGCGAACGGCAACCGCCGATGTTCTTTGCCAAAGGCGGCGGCACGCTCAAGGGGGTGAGCAAGCCCGGCGATTTCGTCTGGTCGAGGGTGTATCTGCAGGCGGGAGCTTTACACGTCGATCTGGGAATGGGGCGTGCGGTGGATCTGCCTGAAGCGGAGGTGCAGCGCCGCTGGAGGATGACCAATCCGCAGTGGCCGATCATGAACGCGGTGCTCGAGGGCGTGAGCCGCGATCAGATGATGGCCAAGCATCAGGCCAACCATCTGCAAGTCGCTTATGCGCCCGACGCTCAGGCCGCACGTCAGGCGCTGGAGGTCAAAGCGGCCATGTTTGCGGCGCTGGGCGTGCAGGTTCACCTGTGCGGAGTGCAGTAA
- a CDS encoding NAD(P)/FAD-dependent oxidoreductase, whose protein sequence is MIIPSRFPIVVVGGGILGCATAYFLARHPDAPPVVVLEPDPSYARASTPRSASAIRTQFHLGANVELSRFGYDFYRQAGKYLSLDGEPVDLDFEDCPYLVLAAPEGISRLRDAQAQQVKHGARVAFLSVEALVERLAWLRPDGIGAGTLGEGGEGWFDPKLGLAALRRKVTSLGVTFLPRRTVAMKVNGGRVESVKLDDGSSLEVGSVVNAAGAQAGRVAALAGIALPVESRKRSAFVFQSDAPPAGFVNLVEPLPDGRGIYVRPYRQAFLAVTSPRPEQDPDTDDLEVDRALFEEVLRPALARRVRGFERVTLVDAWAGHYELNTFDQNAVVGWHPTVRNLMFACGLSGHGVMHAPGIGRGVAELLLEGRYTTLDLSAFRFERLNEGVRLDDVQPSEQREHAAGI, encoded by the coding sequence ATGATCATCCCCTCCCGCTTCCCTATCGTCGTGGTCGGCGGCGGCATTCTCGGCTGCGCCACTGCTTACTTTCTCGCTCGCCACCCTGACGCACCACCAGTCGTGGTCCTGGAGCCTGATCCCTCCTACGCCCGCGCCTCCACGCCCCGCTCGGCCTCGGCCATTCGCACCCAGTTCCACCTCGGTGCGAATGTCGAACTCTCCCGTTTCGGCTATGACTTCTACCGACAGGCCGGGAAGTACCTGAGCCTGGACGGTGAGCCGGTCGACCTCGACTTCGAGGACTGCCCCTACCTCGTGCTCGCTGCCCCGGAGGGCATCTCCCGCCTGCGTGACGCCCAGGCGCAACAGGTCAAGCACGGCGCGCGGGTGGCGTTCCTGAGCGTCGAAGCGCTGGTTGAACGCCTGGCCTGGCTGCGTCCGGATGGCATCGGGGCTGGCACTCTTGGAGAAGGCGGGGAAGGCTGGTTCGATCCTAAACTGGGGCTGGCGGCGCTGCGGCGCAAGGTCACGTCGCTGGGCGTCACCTTTTTGCCCCGGCGTACGGTAGCGATGAAGGTCAATGGCGGGCGGGTCGAGTCGGTAAAGCTCGACGACGGAAGCTCATTGGAAGTGGGCAGTGTAGTCAATGCGGCGGGCGCACAGGCCGGCCGCGTCGCTGCCCTGGCCGGCATCGCCTTGCCGGTTGAGTCGCGCAAGCGCAGCGCGTTCGTGTTCCAGTCCGACGCGCCGCCCGCAGGCTTCGTGAACCTGGTCGAGCCGCTGCCGGACGGGCGGGGCATCTACGTGCGGCCCTACCGGCAGGCATTTCTGGCGGTGACCTCACCACGACCGGAGCAGGATCCGGATACCGACGATCTCGAGGTAGACCGGGCCCTGTTCGAGGAGGTGTTACGTCCAGCACTGGCCCGCCGCGTCCGAGGCTTCGAGCGGGTGACGCTGGTCGACGCCTGGGCGGGGCACTACGAATTGAACACCTTCGATCAGAACGCGGTGGTTGGCTGGCACCCGACGGTCCGCAACCTGATGTTCGCGTGTGGACTGAGCGGGCATGGCGTGATGCACGCGCCGGGGATTGGACGCGGTGTCGCGGAGTTGCTGCTGGAAGGGCGGTACACCACACTGGACTTGAGCGCGTTCCGCTTCGAACGGCTCAATGAAGGCGTACGCCTAGACGATGTGCAACCCAGCGAGCAGCGCGAGCATGCCGCCGGCATTTGA
- a CDS encoding RNA ligase family protein, whose product MTDARFKYPRTPHLPWSAGVGRDDALLGDTSRFEGLEVVVTEKLDGENTTLYRSGLHARSLDSRPHPSRDWVKGLQGHIGHQIPAGWRLCGENLYARHSLGYDDLESYFYLFSVWDDTNMALSWDDTLDWAAQLGVPTPRQLYRGVWDERRVRALPVDPAIMEGYVVRTVQGFAYAEMQHHLAKYVRAGHVQTGSHWMHQALTPNRLRRRT is encoded by the coding sequence ATGACCGACGCCCGCTTCAAGTATCCCCGCACCCCACATCTGCCCTGGTCCGCCGGGGTAGGTCGGGATGACGCGCTGCTGGGCGATACGAGCAGATTCGAGGGCCTCGAGGTAGTCGTCACGGAGAAGCTCGACGGCGAAAACACCACGCTCTACCGCTCGGGACTCCATGCCCGCTCGCTCGATTCTCGGCCGCATCCGTCACGGGATTGGGTCAAGGGCCTGCAGGGCCATATCGGCCACCAGATTCCGGCAGGATGGCGGCTGTGTGGGGAAAATCTCTACGCGCGGCACTCACTCGGCTACGACGACCTGGAAAGCTACTTCTACCTGTTCAGCGTCTGGGACGACACCAATATGGCCCTGTCCTGGGACGACACGCTGGACTGGGCCGCGCAGTTGGGGGTGCCCACCCCGCGTCAGCTGTACCGTGGCGTCTGGGATGAACGAAGGGTTCGGGCTTTGCCGGTTGATCCGGCGATCATGGAAGGCTACGTCGTGCGGACCGTCCAGGGCTTTGCCTATGCGGAAATGCAGCACCACCTTGCCAAGTACGTGCGGGCAGGCCATGTGCAGACGGGCAGCCACTGGATGCACCAGGCACTCACGCCCAACCGCTTGAGGCGCCGGACATGA